The following is a genomic window from Sciurus carolinensis chromosome 3, mSciCar1.2, whole genome shotgun sequence.
TGGTGGCCTGGCCGGCTGCCTGGAGCTGGGAGGTGAGATCCTCCTGAAGGCTGGCTCTTAAGGAGAGTGGCAAATCTGACCTAGGATGGCCTTTGGCCCTGTGTGGGAGGGAGCTGCCAGCCACGTGACTGTTTGCACCATTGATCTCCCTTGGAGTTAACGAGGGAGATGCATGTCAAACTTCACTCATTCACTGATGACCTGAGCAACCTTGTTGGATCTGACAATCGTCTCTCAATATTAGAACATCCCACAGCTTTTGTGCCTCAATAAGTCAAGCTTTGATCTGTGGAATTTGCccatttccatggtgtaaattcTCATACTAGTTTCATGCTGCTCACTGGATGTCATTGGATGTGGAGCTGGAGAGAGATGGGCAGTAGCACCCTCTCAGATCCAGTAGTAAATGGAAACAACTCCAGAGGCACAGAGAACACTCATACCACAAAATAGGCAGCCATGTGTaatatttgttaacttttttatttttatatttgattttattctttggtactagggattgaacccaggggtacttatcactgaaccacgtccccagcccatttattttgaattttgagacagaatctcactaaattgctgtggctggcctcaaacttatgatcctactgcctcagcttcctgagtaaatttgtttttaatataaataattacaagTTTAATTACTAATGATGGCTGTTTAACAAGTAGCTAGCAAAATGCCTGAAAATGCAGCAGTCAGCTCTCCTGAGCTAGTATGACCCGCCTGTGCATGCCACAGGGAGGCTGAGCGTGGGCCTGCAGGGCACCCTCTGGTCCTGTGTCTGCCTGAGGCCTCCAGGGTAAAGTCTAAGCCCCTGGCCTGGAGCTCAGCACCTGGGGCTGCCTCACCTCTTCTCACCTCAGCAACACCAGCTGTCGCTCCTCCTGACCACCATTCCTTTGGTTACACTGGCCTCTTGGCCTGATGCCTTTCTTCTTCCTAATATCAGCCAGAGGAGGTGGGGTGCTCTGGGGAGCTGCCCTGGGTCCAGCTGTCCTGGCTCCAGGCCTGGCTTGGCTTCAGCCTCGGCACACCTTCCCCGGCAACACAACAGGGAGCTGCAGAAGACCCAGCCTGCCAGGCTCAGTCAGCACACAGAGGCCTTGTGCACAGGCATGCCAGCATCCGAAGGGCTAAAGGCCCTGCCCGCTTTGGTCTGGGGAGTCTTTGGGTCCGGAGCGGTGCCTCTTACCCAGGGTGTGGGCAAGCTCAGAGTTCCATTTGGGAACTTGTATCCAAGTCTGCTGCCACAGACTCCTCTGCATCTGCTGGGGGGCGGCTAGGGGGGAGCCACCCCAGGGTGAAGGGCAGGACAGGTAGTGAGTGAAGGCAGGAGGTGTTGATGGAGAATGTTTATTGTATAAAATAAGAAGGGGCTGCCCCCTCTGGGGACATAGTGGACAGaaccctcccacccacccacccatcaggGAAGCCCATCCTGGGGCTGCCCTGGACCCACCCCTGCAGCCCTGAGGGAGACCCTGCTCCCTCCTGGCCTCTCATGGGGGCCAGGGAAGGCTGGAGTTGTACCCCGgaaagaggaggcagagaggacagGACCCTGTCACCCCAGCCTTGTCCCCAtgcttccccctccccacccataCCACTCCCCACAGCAGACTTGGACACCAAACAGCTCAACACAAGGGCACACTCGGGCCAGGGGCTGCCCCTCTGCCAGGCTGGCCTGGGGAGGGGCTCTAGAAGACCGTGCATTTCTTGCCAGGCTTTTTCACTGGGGGTGGGCAGAGCACTGCCCGGATGGCCTCGTCAAACACCGTCTTCAGGCCCCGCTGGGTCAGGGCTGAGCACTCCAGGTACTTGACAGAGCCTGGGGGACAGCAGGCAGTGGTGGGGGAGACAGGAAAGGGGTCAGTGGAAAGCAGGGCAGGCCCCCAGAACACACCCCTTCCTCGCCCACGTGTACCCACTCACCAATCTCTCGGGCCATGGCCAGGCCCTGTGGGTAGGTAATAGGTGCCAGTTTCTTGTCCCGCAGCCGCTCTATGGTGTCCTTGTCGTCACGGAGGTCCAGCTTGGTGCCCACCAGGAGGATGGGTGTGTGGGGGCAGTGGTGCCGCACCTCTGGGTACCACTGTGGAGACAGGCTCTGAGCCTGCAGGCTCCCCCAGCCTGCCCAGGGCAGGCCACGCCCCAGGCCTCTTCACTGCCCCTGGACACACTAGGCTCTCTCTACTGGGAACAAAGATGCCCCACCAGAAGACTTAGGACATACCAGGGCCCCATCAGGGCCCACCTCCGGTGGGGAGATGCCCTCTGTTCTCGGCAGCAGTGCCCACCCTCCTCACCAGGGCCACCAGCAGTGTCCCCCCCAAGCAGAACGGAATTTCATTTGCCTCTGAAGGCCAAGCTGCCTAAGGTCTGCAGGCAAGAGACCTCGGTCTTGGGGCAGATGCTCAAGGCAAGCCCTCCCCGAGAAAGTCTGacccctccagccctgccctaCCTTGGCACGAACATTCTCAAAGGAAGCTGGGCTCACCAAGGAGAAGCAGATCAGAAAGACATCCTTGAGAGGGATGAGCAGATGAGAGGGTCAAGGAGGGTTCAAAAGCTccctatccccacccccaccagggcCACCCAGCTCCTTTGGCTCTCCCTGTTGTCACCTACAGTTTGAGGATAGGAAAGTGGTCGCAGCCGGTCATAGTCCTCCTGCCCTGCAGTGTCCCACAGCCCCAGGTTGACTGGCTTCCCATCCACCATCACGTTGGCTGAGTAGTTGTCAAAACTGCAGAGCAAAGTGGCAAAGACCTGGGCTCGGCAGGGGTCTCAGGCCACCCAAGCAGTCCGCGGACTCAGGTTCTTAATTAAGCCTGCTGCCCTACACTTCAACCCCACTGAGGAGGCCCACAGCCCGGGCCACTTGGGTTGAATGAGGGGCCCGGGGGAGTCTCCTGCACCGTGCGCTCAGCCCCCGATAGCTGGTTCCTGCACCTCCCACCCGCACGCACTCACACAGTGGGGATGTACTCTCCAGGGAAGGCGTTGGTTGTGTAGCTGATCAGCAGACACGTCTTCCCCACGGCGCTGCGGACAGAGGGCCGGCCCACGTGGTTCGCGGGCCTCGCCTCGCACCCTCTGCCTAACAAGGACTGCCCCTCCCACGGAGCCAGAGGCCAGTTTGGgcggctggggtggggtggggcccGGGGATCCCCCAGCAGGTCTGCAGCCACCTGGGTCTGGAGAAGGACGCCCAGGGCGCAGGAGCAGACTCCCACCCTGGGTCGGGCCGAGATCCTTGCGCCCGGGAGGGCTGCAGAAGAGGGTGGGGCCGCCGAGGGCTCCGCACAGGTGAGAGGCCCTGCCCCACCCACCGGGAGCACGGGGCGGGGACCCGCCAGCATCAGGTGGGCCCGGGCCGGAGACTGGCGGACCGCGCGAGCGGGCCCCGCCCCACCCGCCCCTGGGACCTGCGGCCCGGCCGCGGCGAGCGCGCGCGGGGCCACCCCACTAGGACCCCGCGCCGCtggccgccccgccccgccgcgtCCCTGCCCCACTGTCCCCGCGGCCCCGGCCGCGCACTCACCCGTCGCCGACCACCACGCACTTGATGGCCTGCATGGGCGCGGGGCCGGGCGGCGGCGGGCGCGGCCGCGAGCCGAGCTGCGGAGAAATGCCCGGCGCCGCAGCGGCCACGGACCCGAGCGCCGAGGAGCGGCCGGAGACAGCCGAGCGCCGCCGAGCGCGGGCCGCGGAGACAGCCGAGcgcgcggcggggcggggcggggcgcgcgAGCCGccgcgggggcggggcggcgggggCCAGTCTGTCCCCGCGCCGGGCAGGCTCCGCGGCGCTCGGACCCGGGGTCCACACCCGAGACCGGGCACAGGGCGCCGCCGACCCGCGGTACCCCGAGCTGGGAGGGCGGGGCGGCGGCGGCTCCCGGGGCACCGCCCCCCGAGGCGGGGAAGGCGCCGGCGAAAGCGCGGGTATCTGCAGTCCCAGGCCGGAGGCGGGGATCGCGCGGCCTTCAGGCGCCAGGTAGCATGAGgggcggccccgccccgcccgcggGTCCTTCCCGTGGGGTTCGGTAGCGGCTGAGAGAGGCGCTGGACCAAGACGCATCACCAAGTGCAAAAGTTCTGTATTTCAGACTCGCCGTCGGCGCGCGGCAGCGCTCACGGTGGgaactccctccctcccaccgCCGCACTGTCCCCGCGGGGGACCAAGGAGCCCCTTCCTGGGCGCACGCGGTCCTCCCGGCGTAGGGCTGCGGGGTCGCTTTGGCGTGGACCGCACGCCAGCTGGGCGCCAGGTTTGTCCCCACGGTGGAAGAAGGGGGACCCGGGGCCTGCGCTTTAGGAAGGGACACGCATGAGAGACGCCACCCCTCGGTCCTCCCGGGGCGATAGGGACTTCACTTTGGGGGACTCAGAGATCTCAGGGGAGACCCCTGGACATAAGCCAAGACAGCATTTTGCAGGAAGCTCGCCCGCTGGGCCTCCTCATCACGGATGCGTGCCATCTCTGCCTCTTTGAGCCGCAGCTTCTCCCGGAGGGATGCGTTCTCGCTCTCCTTGTCCAGCAGTGCCTCCCGGTGGTCACTCGCGATCACTGCAGGCGAGGGGCTCAGTGAGAAGGGGGGCTGAGACCTGATCCAGTTCAACCCAGCAGCCAGGTGTGAACTTACCTTTGAGCTGGCGTTCCAAGGCTGCCACTTTCTCCCTCAGAGCCTCCTGGGCTGTCAGCTCGGCCTGCAGGCGGCCCATCTGCTCCTGCAGTTCCACTCGCACCCTGGTCACCTCTGCTACCTTTTCCTGGTCCTTGTTGCTCAATTCCTGTGGGTCATGGGGTGAGACACAGCAGGAGCAGGCACCCCTGGGGCCCGCGGCCCTGGAAGTCCACTACCTGCTGTAGCTCCTCTATGCGCCGCCGCTGCCCCTCCACCTGCAGGCTGAGCTGGCTGGCCCGTGCCTGGGCCTCGGCCACCGTCTGCTTCTGCTGCATGCAGGTGCCCTGCGCTTCGTCCCGCGCTTGTGCCAGCAGCCGCAGCTTCTCCTCCAGATGAGCCAGGTGCTGTTGCTGGGGGCATGGGAGGCACTCTGTCCAGGGGCCTCCTGGCCCCAGCATGCATCTGGAGCAACAGTCTGCATGTGGACTGACCCCCATCTCTAGAGAGACTGAGGGGAAGGCTCCAGTGTCGCTTGAGATCACTCGTCTTGTTCTGCAGCTGCTCTATCCtgtgcctccaggacctccaggacCATCCCCTCATGCACCCCCAGGCTTGAATCTAGCCCTTTGGACTCGTGGTGCCTCCCTCTCCCGTCTCAGAGCCCCGGTTGTGTGGCCAACGGCCCGGGTCTTGCCCACGTTAGCCTCACTCCCAGTGGCTCAAGCCAGTCCTGAAGGCTTTGCAGGGTTCTGCAACAGGCTATGAGCACTTGTGGCCACATCTCACCTCCTCCAGGCGGGCCTGGTTCCTGGCCTTGATGAGCTCCTCTTCGGCCTGGCCACGCTCGCTAAGTGCTGCTGCCTTCACACGGCTCAGTTCCTGCAACAACAGCCATCTGCTAGTCCATCCTGCTCTGGCCCAGGCTCCCTTCTGGGCCATGGGGCTGGGAGACTCCCTCCATCAGCCTCTTAAGGCCACATgcaccaccccccacccccagctcacCGGACAGGGTTTCTACAGCCAAGGAGGCTCACACTAGCTCTCTGTGGCCTCTCAGGGACGCTGGTGGGTGGGTCCCCAAGGTAGGGTACAGTAAGGCTGAAACCAGAAAGGTGTGCCCCAGGTCCCGGGACCCGGCATGACAGGAGCTGCCACCCTCACTCGCCCTAGGGCTGAAGCTTGCCCCCGTCCATGTGGGCTCACCTCCTCCAAGGACAGTCTCAGGGCCTCCAGCCTCTGCACCCTCTCCTGCATGGCCCTCTCACTTTCCTCCAGGTGGCGGGTCATGTGCTCCACCTGCCCAGGTGTGGGAGTCAGGCCAGGGTTGGGAGGTGCAGGCTTTCCCAGTCCACCCCCATGGAATCCCTGCCCCGGAGGGCACACATCTCTTGGGAAAGGTCACCCTGAGGGTGCTGGTAGGAGCAAGTACAAGGGCATGCATGCCCGAGCAGGGGAGCCGGCATCTCTTCACCTGTGGGGAGCACTACACACTCGAGGGCCTGGGTGGTGAAGATCCGCCACCAGCAACTGAAGGCTGAACTGAAGGGGCATGCTTTAGGGACACTGAGGCCTGTACATGCCAGGTGGATGGGGAACCAGGGCCCACAAGACATGCACCATGAAGGTACCTCCTTGAAGCGCAGTTTTTCCGAGTCCTCCATGCTCTGTCTGGCCCTTCTCTTCTCCACATCCAGGCGCTCTAAACCCAGGGGGAAAGTATGATGAACCTTCTCTGGAGTGCTCCGTCCCTGGGGCTCCCTGTCCCGGTAGTGGCAGGCCTGCCTGTGCCCACCCTCAGCCTGCACAACTCGAATCTTCAGCTCAGCTGATGTGTTGGTCAGCTCCTGCCTGGTCAGAAACAGCTCTTCCTGCTGGGACTTCAACTTCCGCTCCAGTTCATCCACCTGGAAAGCCAGCAGCACGGGCAGGAGCTGGGCCAACCCTGCCGGCCCACCCTCGGCTCCCTGGGTGGGTGGTCCCGTGACCCTTGTACCTGGTTTCGGAGCAGCAGGTTCTTCTCACTGGCGGCAGACAAGTCTCTGAGGAGCCTGGACTCCCGCTCTGCAGCTTCCTGAGTTGGGCGTGGGTGAGTACCAGTCACACTGCTGCCACCCCCAGCTGTCCCCCGGCACGTGCCCCACCTGCTGCTCCAGCCTGcgctccttctctcccctctgtgACAGACTCAGCCGCTCCTGCTCTGCCGTGGCCAGCAGCTCCCCCAGGTCCTGGGACTTCTGCTCGGACAGAGCCAGGGCAGCCTCAGTCATCTGCAGCCTGCAAAGAGGAAGGGCCAGCCAGCTCCGTGCCAACTCCATCAGCAGTGTCCGCTGACCTCACTCCTGCCAGGCCCTATTCAAATCCCAGTCAGTGCTCACCTCTCTCAGAAAGCTTTCCTGGGTAACCTGCCTCTGCCTGCACCCCTCCCGTCCCGTGGGCACAACTCCATGTGTTCTGAGGCCACCCCTCCCCTGTTTACTTGGCCTTGAGGGCGTTGATGATGGAGTGCCTCTCATTCAGGGCTTCCTGAAGCTGCCCCGCACGTGCTGCTGCCGCCCTGTGGGCAAAGGAGGCTCTGCGAAACCCAAACCCTGGGTCCCTCCCTGGCCTGCCAAGCAGCTGTTGTTCCTTATGCATCTGCGGCAGGCCAGCTCGGAGCTGAGGGCAGCAGTGTGACTACTGGTACTCACTGCCACTGGCCCTCTAGCCCACCTCCTTAGGAAGCACAAGGTACAACTCCTTCTCAGGCAGGTGACCCAGGTTTGCGGCTCAGCTGCAGCCCTGCCTCCCCAACCCTGGGCCACTCACTGGCTGCTCCTGGCCATCTCTTCTCGCTGCTTGTCGATTGTCTCCATCAAATCCAGAAACTGGGGACAGAGCAGACCCCCTCAGAGTCCAGAGTCTgcttgccctgccctgcccaagCAAAGGAGAGCAGATGCCCACCAACGCAGCTGGGCAACACTCAGCCTCCTGGCCCCACTGCCTCACTTAGAGGAAAGATGCCCTGCAGAGGGGCTGGAGGCCGGGACTCTGGCTCTCAGGAAGACCCGGCCCAAAGGAAGTAGGGTCAGGAGGTCGCCTTGGTTAGGGTCATCTGTGCCCCAGAGGCTCCAAGGTCTGGAGGAAGGGAAGGTGGTATACTATGGGGGCAAGGGAGTGGGAAGCTGGCCAGGTCCTGCATCCACAGCAGCTCTGAGGTCTGTGAGGATGCTGCTTACCTGCTTGGACTTCTCCTCCTGGAGGTATTGGACCTCCTTGCTAAGAAGGTGGGTGCGGGCTTGGGTCTCCTGGAAGGCAGAGTGCCGGTCCCGGTTGTGCTCCATGGCTTGCTCTGTTGGAAGGAGCCGTGTTATCCACCTGCTGGGAATCTGCCTGAGGAAGCGTGGAAGACTGGCCCAGCCCTGCACTGGCTATACCTAAAAGATGGTCATCTGGGAACCAACCCCCTGTGGGATGCACCACCTCCACTACACCTGGGGTGGGGCTGAAAGCAGGAGGTACCTGGCATGGGGACCTCTCCTGCACATTGAGGAGGTTGCTCCAGCACAAGAGATGGCTACCATGCTGGAGCGGCTGTCCTCCACCACAAGGCTGAGGGCCACTGCACAACTTAAGAGGTGTTCTGGAAAGCTGCAggcgggggctggggttgtggctcagtggtacagcgcttgcctagcacatgtgtggcactgggttcaatcctcagcaccccataaaaaataaataaataaaataaaggtattgtgttcatctacaactaaacaataatttttaaaaaaggacttaaaaaaaaaaaaaaaaaaaaaaaaaggcccaggCGGGTGTGAGTCAAAAGCCATTTCAACAGCTACTGCTTGCCTGGAGGTAGGTCTGGGAACAGTGAGAAGTTGGAGATGACAGAGGGTTAGGTAGCGCCATCAGGAAGAAGTGACCCTATAGCACAGTAGCACAGAGGTGTGGTAGAAGCCAGGGTTCAGGACTCTGGGCCCATGCTCAGACTTCTGTGTCACTGCGTGACACATGGGGAGCTATAAGGTGTGGATCCGCTATCCTGGGGCTGAGATGTCCTCTACAGGGACTTGTGGGGAGGAAAGATCACAGCTGTGGCAGAAGCAGCACAGGCCACGTGGCTCTCTACCTACAGGGCTCACATGCACAGCCACAAACTCAAGGATGACCAGGAGACAAATGCCAAGAAATGCTAGAGTCGGGCTCCTGGTCACAGGGGCTTTGCTTGCCAGTCTGTGAAATGTGACGCCCTCCCCCACTACCGGGTCCTGAGAACTGAATGAGCACGTGGCTGCCACGCAGCAGGCTGTGGCTGCCTGCCTTCTGCTCTTCCCTCACCCCCGTGGTGCTAACCTACACTGGGTTACTCCTGTGGTAAGCCTACCTGTCCAAAGCCCTGAGCTGCCCCCCTCCCTTGGTGGGAGCCTCTGTCAAAGGGCTTCCTGTCCTGTTCCAAACTGAGGAGCAAGCAGCTCCATGCACCCGTACCCACGGCTCTGAGGACGTCACTGGGGACGTTGTTCCCAGCCAGGTCCAGCCTCCAGAGGGTTCTGTTGCTGGGGAGACAGTTCACCAGGGCCCGGCCCCCCAGGAGGCCAATGTTATTCCAGCGCAGGTCTGGAAGGAAACCTGCTGTCACTAGATGGAAGGTACCTGGTAGACTGGGGGAGCTGGCCTAGTCAAGGCTGCTTCCTTTGCCTATGGTTGCCAACAAAGCAGGAAGCCCAGCCCACTCCTTCCAGAGGGATGAGGGAGCAGGGGATATGGCCTGAAACACCCCAGGTCCCGCCGGGGAAGCCGGAGTGCAGAAGGCCTCACCCAGCTGCTGGAGAGTGGCATTGCCCTTCAGGGCCAGGGCCAGCTCCTCTGCCCCCTTGTGACTGATCTGGTTGTTGCGGAGGTCCAGCTGCTGCAGGGTGCTGTTGGCTGCCAAGCCCCCACAGAAGGTGGCAAAGGCATCTTCCCATGTGCCCAGATTGTTCCACTCCAGGGTGAGGCTGTGGGAAGGGGACTCAAGGTGCTCAGCCCAGTGGAGCACCTGACCTGGGGGGGCCCAGGGCCTGCAGAGGCTGTGGGTTCAGGCGTCTGATGGATGTTGGAGCCTCCTGAGTGATTTATACCCACCTACTCCCCACCAACGGACGTGGAACACAGACAACTGGACTGAAGGAGTGAATGGGTTGCAGGACTGTGTTCTCTGGGGCCAACCCTGAGCCAGAGGGACCTGGTGGATTGGGATGGTGCTATACCTCTGAATGGACTGGTTCTGTCGAAGGAGTTTTCCCAGAGCCTCGGCCCCTGCAGCTCGAAGGTTATTGCCCTAGGATAGGAACAGTCTGGCCAATCACTTCCTGTCACCTGCTGGGTTCTGAATACCACATCCCTGCCCCTTGGAACTTTGGTCAGGCAACACATAAGGCCAGGGAGGCAAGCTCTGGAGAAGGTACATGTCCTGTAAGAGCCTAGTTTCCCTGATATCCTGGGCTGCTGTGCTCAGTATTTATGGGAGCACTGCCCTCAGCACACATGTGTGTGGGACAATCGGAGGGGAACCATGGAGGTCCTGGGTGCCAGACCTTACAGACACGGTTTCTAGCCACTGTCAAGATCCCAGGCCCTGGGACCCTGCATTCTCCCCTCTCCTACCCAGAGTACAGGCCTGCTCACCTTTAGATCCAGAAGCTTCATGACAGTGTTGGCACACAGTCCTTGGAGCAGCAGTGTGGTTCCTGGATAAAGGAGATGGGTGGTCACTCTCTGCCTCTGCTGGCCCTGAGCCCTCCCTGTGGGCCCCATCTCGGTGCATCTCCCTAGACAGAAGAGGGAGGACTGCCCCATTGTTCCCATTGTTCTGGGTTTACACTGGAAATTAGTCTTCTTGCTCCCTGTAAGGTCTGAAACATTTGCCGCCTTGCCAGGCAGCACTGGGTTTTTGAGACCTCTCTAGAGCCAGCACAGAAGAACCGGAAAGTCAGGGAATGTTAAGCCTTCTTTTCCTCCGCTATACAGGGAAATTGCCCTCTGCTTCCAGGTTTTGGGAGGGGACACTTGCTCACTTTCCGGTACATACAGGAGAAGAGGAAACAATCAGGTGGCACAGAAGcattccctgcctgcagcttcGGAGGTCAGCCCTTTAAGTTGCAGAGGACGCCCTGCAACTCAGGCGCCCACCTTCCTCGCTCAGCATGCAGTCGCTAAGGACAAGCTCTGTCAACAGTGCCTGATTCTGCAGCAGCTTGCCCAGGGCCCTGCAGGTGTCCACCGTGAGGCTCTGCGTGGCCAGGTCCAGTCGGCCCCGTGGAAGCTGGTGCAGTTGCTGCAGGACAGCATCCTGGGGTTCGGACCCACTCTCCTTGCATAGACGGCTGTAGGAACGCCGAAACTCCTCCATGTCCCCGAGTGCGGGCTGGCCCTCCCCGCATTCTCCTAGAGACAGGTTCCAGGTGAGCGGCTAGGCCGGCGGCCGAGAGGCCCCCTCCCTGGGGGCCTACACGTAGCTGCAAGAGGGGCAGCCGCTCAACACCCGGCTCAGCGCGGGCAATCCTGGCATCGGGGTTGGGTCGACGTCTCAAACGACGGGGGCTGGGGACGAGCTACGCTGACCCCAAGGGGGAGGCCTAGGAGGGTGGGATGGGACGGTACGGGTGGTCGGGACCGCGCAAGGAGGGCGTCCCCGGATGGCAAGCGAGGACAGGGAGGCCGAGGAGAGCTGGTCAAGAGAGCAGGCAGGCGCGTCACACATACCCCGAACCCTCCCTGCGAACCCTCCCTGCGAACCCTCCCTGCGGACTCCGCGGCTCCCAGCCCGCCCTCGCGCCGCGGAACCCACTAGCCGCCTCCGCGCTTCACACTGCCCCGCGCGCCTCAGTATCCAGGAAGAGCAGGGGGCGCCGGGAACGGCGAAGGGGACTTCAACTCCCAGGAGGCGTTGCAGAAAAGTGGCTCATCAAAGGCCAATGAGAGAGAAGAGCGGACGCGCGCTGTGGCTGCAAGCCCAGGAGCTCCGCCTCATTGGCTGGGATCTGGCGGCACGGGGGCGGGGCTCCAGGGGAACGCTCGCGATCATTGGTCAGGGGTGTGGCCCAGGCTCATTGGCTGAGGCGCAGGGGCGGGGTTTCCCAGAGCGCTGCCGGCGGCGGCGGTTATGGAGGGATCCTGCGCGGGTTTCCGTAAGGTGAGATCCATGACTGGCGGGCTGCGGGTGCGGACGCTGCAGCTCCCGCGTGGCACCTGTGCGGGTCCGAAGCCAGTCCGCGCGCTGTCCGCGTATTCTTCGAGGGTGGGGTCCCCCGGCCAGACCGAAGGGTCTGCGGAGGCAGCCGGACCGCCGCCCGCCCCTGGGCTCAGCGGAAGAGATGGAGCGCGGTCCAGCCGCGGAGCCGCAGGGCCTCCCACACCGCCCGGGCCCCTGGCGCGAGCAGAAGCTGCTGCGGCGCGCGTACTCCTTGGTGCCGCCAGGCGCGGCAGCGCGGGCTCAGCCGTCTGCACGGAGGCCTTCCCTAGGAGGCAGGGCTAGGGTTAGACTCAGGCTTCCCATCCGAGGGTCTGTGCAGAGGGCCCACTGGCCTCCACCCCCCGCGCAGACTAAGTGGTTTCTAGGTTGTTTCATTTAGTTGTTTTGCCTGAAAGTTGAGACAATGAGCGTCCTTCACGACTGGAAGGTGCACCAGGAGGGCTTCCTGTTGTGCTTGTCCCCTGGTGGAGGACCTAAGCTTGTAGAGGCGCGGGAATTCTTTTCACCTGCATCAGCCCCTTCTTGAGTTATTAACTTCCGAAGGAAAGTCACTGCGGCTTGGGTACTGCCTGAGACATGACACGGGGAGGGTCACAGCCTGTCTGGTTCTGGATTAAGCCCACCTGGACAGCTAGATCCCTGAGGACCTTGGCCAGAGCTGGGATTGTAGTCATTACTGACAAGCAGGCGTCCTCAGCGAGGATGACAAGGGGCTTGTGTCCTGTATGACCTGTGTGGTGGGGGCCAGGAGCTGGGCATGTTCACTGTGCCTCTCCTGGTCCTCCCCTCCTGGAGGTCACTGTAGAACGACTGCAGAAGCTGTTGTCCAGCCCCTTGCAGTGGCTGCCTCTCTGGCATGGTCTTCCAGAGCAGCATGCCAGGGGTCTTGGAGTAAGTGGGGCAGGTGGTACCTTCCTGACATGGCATTTGGTAAGCAGAACCAGCAGGTGGCACTAGGCTCCCATACTCATTGACAGGAACCCTCCTGGCTACTGCCAACTGCCCGTCAGGTTCTTCCCCTGCCCTCAGGACTTCTGTCTCTGCATCAACTCCTGCCCACTCTTCTCTGCGCTAGGTGAGACAGCGTGGCCTTTTCCTGGCTGATGCTAGTGGCCAGGTGGGTCCCAGCTCACCTTCCCCTGTGTGACAGGCTGCTGATCGGGCTCCTGTGGCTgctgccctctctcctccccagttGGTCCAGGCTGCTTCTCTTCTCAGCTGCTTCCTGCCCTGGGCAACTGGGAGGGGTGTCCTGGCCTCACGATCTGCACAGGTTCTTGTCCAGCTGCCCTGGTCCCCAGATTCCCTCACTATAGCACCATCCCACAGAATGGTGACATCCTTTCAGGTCTCAAGCCACAAAGTGAGAAGCCCTTCCTCCTAGAGGACCAACAGCTAGGCCCTGCTGCAGAGCCTATTCAATACCTCAGTAGCCCAGTCTTTCCAAGTCAGCGCCCCTCCACCCACAACCTGGAAATGGCGCCGTTTCCTGCCCAGGAGAGCTAAACAGGTCTCAGGTCTCTATCCAGCATTAGTGCTTCTGCACCGCAGCCCCGCTCCTGCTCCTGCCACACTGCACCAGACAATGATGTCCTAAGCAGGAGGATGGAGCTGGTGCCAAGTGAGGCA
Proteins encoded in this region:
- the Lrrc45 gene encoding leucine-rich repeat-containing protein 45 isoform X3; its protein translation is MEEFRRSYSRLCKESGSEPQDAVLQQLHQLPRGRLDLATQSLTVDTCRALGKLLQNQALLTELVLSDCMLSEEGTTLLLQGLCANTVMKLLDLKGNNLRAAGAEALGKLLRQNQSIQSLTLEWNNLGTWEDAFATFCGGLAANSTLQQLDLRNNQISHKGAEELALALKGNATLQQLDLRWNNIGLLGGRALVNCLPSNRTLWRLDLAGNNVPSDVLRAVEQAMEHNRDRHSAFQETQARTHLLSKEVQYLQEEKSKQFLDLMETIDKQREEMARSSQLQMTEAALALSEQKSQDLGELLATAEQERLSLSQRGEKERRLEQQEAAERESRLLRDLSAASEKNLLLRNQVDELERKLKSQQEELFLTRQELTNTSAELKIRVVQAEERLDVEKRRARQSMEDSEKLRFKEVEHMTRHLEESERAMQERVQRLEALRLSLEEELSRVKAAALSERGQAEEELIKARNQARLEEQQHLAHLEEKLRLLAQARDEAQGTCMQQKQTVAEAQARASQLSLQVEGQRRRIEELQQELSNKDQEKVAEVTRVRVELQEQMGRLQAELTAQEALREKVAALERQLKVIASDHREALLDKESENASLREKLRLKEAEMARIRDEEAQRASFLQNAVLAYVQGSPLRSLSPPK
- the Lrrc45 gene encoding leucine-rich repeat-containing protein 45 isoform X2, with amino-acid sequence MRGGPARTRGHGGVSAFLQPSMQGEWVRTPGCCPAATAPASTGPTGPGHAEPHGGHLQGPGQAAAESGTTLLLQGLCANTVMKLLDLKGNNLRAAGAEALGKLLRQNQSIQSLTLEWNNLGTWEDAFATFCGGLAANSTLQQLDLRNNQISHKGAEELALALKGNATLQQLDLRWNNIGLLGGRALVNCLPSNRTLWRLDLAGNNVPSDVLRAVEQAMEHNRDRHSAFQETQARTHLLSKEVQYLQEEKSKQFLDLMETIDKQREEMARSSQAAAARAGQLQEALNERHSIINALKAKLQMTEAALALSEQKSQDLGELLATAEQERLSLSQRGEKERRLEQQEAAERESRLLRDLSAASEKNLLLRNQVDELERKLKSQQEELFLTRQELTNTSAELKIRVVQAEERLDVEKRRARQSMEDSEKLRFKEVEHMTRHLEESERAMQERVQRLEALRLSLEEELSRVKAAALSERGQAEEELIKARNQARLEEQQHLAHLEEKLRLLAQARDEAQGTCMQQKQTVAEAQARASQLSLQVEGQRRRIEELQQELSNKDQEKVAEVTRVRVELQEQMGRLQAELTAQEALREKVAALERQLKVIASDHREALLDKESENASLREKLRLKEAEMARIRDEEAQRASFLQNAVLAYVQGSPLRSLSPPK
- the Lrrc45 gene encoding leucine-rich repeat-containing protein 45 isoform X4; the encoded protein is MEEFRRSYSRLCKESGSEPQDAVLQQLHQLPRGRLDLATQSLTVDTCRALGKLLQNQALLTELVLSDCMLSEEGTTLLLQGLCANTVMKLLDLKGNNLRAAGAEALGKLLRQNQSIQSLTLEWNNLGTWEDAFATFCGGLAANSTLQQLDLRNNQISHKGAEELALALKGNATLQQLEQAMEHNRDRHSAFQETQARTHLLSKEVQYLQEEKSKQFLDLMETIDKQREEMARSSQAAAARAGQLQEALNERHSIINALKAKLQMTEAALALSEQKSQDLGELLATAEQERLSLSQRGEKERRLEQQEAAERESRLLRDLSAASEKNLLLRNQVDELERKLKSQQEELFLTRQELTNTSAELKIRVVQAEERLDVEKRRARQSMEDSEKLRFKEVEHMTRHLEESERAMQERVQRLEALRLSLEEELSRVKAAALSERGQAEEELIKARNQARLEEQQHLAHLEEKLRLLAQARDEAQGTCMQQKQTVAEAQARASQLSLQVEGQRRRIEELQQELSNKDQEKVAEVTRVRVELQEQMGRLQAELTAQEALREKVAALERQLKVIASDHREALLDKESENASLREKLRLKEAEMARIRDEEAQRASFLQNAVLAYVQGSPLRSLSPPK